A single region of the Xiphias gladius isolate SHS-SW01 ecotype Sanya breed wild chromosome 17, ASM1685928v1, whole genome shotgun sequence genome encodes:
- the zbtb21 gene encoding zinc finger and BTB domain-containing protein 21 isoform X3, protein MESLVHYSNPSHTLSVLAVLNEQRMRGQMCDVVLVVADQKYQAHKSVLAASSEYFQSLFTRMDAESLKVVNLDFCEPDAFEIVLNYIYSSSLFVDKGSLAAIQELGYSLGIPFLTNIVSTRPHASYCVSRKRLSFSEDENDIQTRSVIVCRVRNDTTHPSYSSYQRKTSEGSSSPHSIRESAQPPSEHNSHESVRNSETISRKSSEQSEAAERKSTYPYTSILKGNSSHIASVRPQLTSSVSFSDAEMQHIRLQSGTDQDTKEENEEQEQHYHTKVPFRGQASEPNQTIDRSGPLIKSLLRRSLSMDSPVPVFSPTLELKELQNREQSVVKMASKASGPETSTQNGNSKKTSPLVLRPKYPSRYDEETQVEREVSVKAEPSSPLADPMDIIRITVGDALPVSLTDLQTNYDQGSRLDFNPPGKRKDRADNRRYPFKKSKSFKEHTLSLDENMSETVPQSASSDSNENSGELSQNKIFKCWNCLKVFRSSAGLHRHVNMYHNPEKPYACDICHKRFHTNFKVWTHCQTQHGVVQNPASSSSSSVLDEKFQKKLIDIVREREIKKALLWKLKRNKQGLQSPGLSKKRSRPSFICPYCGKVFVFQSQYRQHLRTHPAEKADQDTASESVIYQKQDEIIHQKNTDTGVYSCRLCNMKLSSLFEQGDHERGCRHATVCPYCGLRFSSPAVKRDHETHCKYKKLTCLECMRTFKSSFSIWRHQVEVHNHNMMTVKDQIHLKHQENNEEASELLREEHYSNEPLATGSSRENISYSDSSGPPMYDSEDSSSYVPEDLSMGHHGKLVVKEEPLEEAVSERENTETAKTGSEEPGVWPCEKCGNLFSSRKDLERHQELLCHIKPFICHICNKAFRTNFRLWSHFQSHMSTANEPGAKEIDRHPSPLSPSPPMTPQNSERRSPQATVLKSTQTAPVAAAMAEESSSPEPCSSLVSKMKRPELERQPSSHSPLSRSNSMENPGGPQESDTLFYHAPSLSALTFKRQYMCKLCHRTFKTAFSLWSHEQSHSHIEEEEEEEEKEEEAVSSIFLSPDSMKHSQF, encoded by the exons ATGGAGAGCCTAGTGCATTACAGTAATCCATCCCATACCCTCTCAGTGTTAGCGGTTCTCAATGAACAGCGCATGCGGGGCCAGATGTGTGATGTAGTCCTGGTTGTGGCTGACCAGAAATACCAGGCCCATAAGAGTGTTTTGGCTGCCAGCAGTGAGTATTTCCAGTCCCTGTTCACACGGATGGATGCAGAGTCATTAAAAGTTGTAAACCTGGACTTCTGTGAGCCTGACGCCTTCGAGATAgttctgaattacatttactcatccTCACTCTTTGTGGACAAAGGCAGCCTGGCAGCCATTCAAGAGTTGGGCTACAGCCTCGGAATCCCTTTCCTTACCAACATCGTGTCAACACGGCCACATGCATCCTACTGCGTGTCTAGAAAAAGGCTTTCGTTCTCAGAAGATGAGAATGATATCCAGACAAGGAGCGTCATTGTGTGTCGGGTCCGGAATGACACAACCCATCCCTCTTACTCAAGTtatcagagaaaaacatcagaggGATCATCATCTCCCCACTCTATTCGAGAGTCAGCTCAGCCACCATCAGAACACAACTCGCATGAATCGGTCAGGAACTCTGAAACAATCAGCAGGAAATCATCTGAACAAAGTGAAGCTGCTGAAAGGAAGTCCACCTATCCATACACCTCCATATTAAAAGGGAATTCATCACACATTGCATCTGTTAGGCCCCAGCTGACATCATCAGTGTCTTTCAGTGATGCTGAAATGCAGCACATCAGGCTGCAGTCTGGCACCGACCAGGACACTAAAGAGGAGAatgaggagcaggagcagcactATCACACCAAAGTGCCCTTTCGGGGTCAGGCCAGTGAGCCAAACCAGACCATTGACAGGAGTGGGCCACTCATAAAAAGCCTACTCCGAAGATCACTATCCATGGACAGCCCTGTTCCAGTCTTCTCACCCACACTGGAGCTCAAGGAGCTGCAAAATCGGGAACAGTCAGTTGTTAAAATGGCATCAAAAGCATCTGGGCCAGAAACATCTACTCAAAATGGCAattcaaaaaaaacatctcctcTGGTTCTCAGGCCAAAGTACCCCAGCAGGTATGATGAAGAAACTCAGGTAGAAAGAGAGGTCAGTGTGAAAGCTGAGCCGAGCAGTCCACTTGCTGACCCCATGGACATTATTCGAATCACAGTGGGAGATGCTTTGCCAGTCAGTCTTACAGACTTGCAAACCAATTATGACCAAGGTTCCAGGCTCGACTTTAATCCTCCGGGGAAAAGAAAGGACAGGGCAGACAACAGAAGGTACCCGTTCAAGAAGAGCAAATCATTTAAAGAACATACCCTCTCACTTGACGAGAACATGTCGGAAACAGTACCTCAGAGTGCCAGCAGTGACTCTAATGAGAACAGTGGGGAGCTATCTCAGAACAAGATTTTCAAATGCTGGAactgtttaaaagtttttaggTCCAGTGCTGGACTACATCGTCATGTAAATATGTACCACAACCCCGAAAAGCCCTATGCTTGCGACATCTGCCACAAGCGCTTCCATACCAATTTCAAAGTGTGGACACACTGCCAAACTCAGCATGGTGTAGTACAAAACCCAGCCtcatcctccagctcctctgtaCTGGatgaaaaatttcaaaagaaGTTAATAGATAttgtgcgagagagagaaataaagaaagctTTGCTTTGGAAGCTAAAGAGGAATAAACAGGGCTTACAATCTCCTGGACTTAGCAAGAAGAGATCAAGGCCCAGCTTCATATGTCCTTACTGTGGGAAGGTATTTGTGTTCCAGTCTCAGTACAGACAGCATTTAAGGACACATCCTGCAGAAAAAGCTGACCAGGATACAGCAAGTGAGAGCGTCATCTACCAGAAACAGGATGAGATCATTCATCAGAAGAACACAGACACTGGTGTTTACTCCTGCAGACTCTGTAATATGAAGCTGTCGTCACTCTTTGAACAGGGAGATCATGAGAGGGGCTGTCGACATGCAACTGTATGCCCTTACTGTGGCCTCAGATTCTCAAGTCCGGCTGTCAAGAGGGACCACGAGACACATTGTAAGTACAAGAAATTAACATGCCTGGAGTGTATGCGGACTTTCAAATCCTCATTCAGTATATGGCGCCACCAGGTGGAGGTCCACAACCACAACATGATGACTGTTAAAGACCAGATTCACCTGAAGCATCAAGAGAACAATGAAGAAGCGTCTGAATTGCTCAGAGAGGAGCATTACAGTAATGAGCCTCTAGCAACTGGGAGCTCAAGAGAGAACATCAGTTACAGTGACTCCTCAGGTCCACCCATGTACGATTCAGAAGACTCCTCATCCTATGTGCCTGAGGACCTGAGCATGGGTCACCATGGCAAGCTTGTGGTGAAGGAAGAGCCTTTAGAGGAGGCTGTGAGTGAgagggaaaacacagaaaccGCCAAAACTGGGTCGGAGGAACCCGGTGTGTGGCCATGCGAGAAATGCGGAAATCTTTTCAGCTCTCGCAAAGACCTGGAACGACACCAGGAGCTGCTATGCCACATCAAACCGTTCATCTGTCACATCTGCAACAAAGCCTTCAGGACCAACTTCCGCCTTTGGAGCCACTTCCAGTCCCACATGTCAACTGCTAACGAACCTGGAGCCAAAGAGATTGACAGACACCCCTcacctctttctccctcccctcctaTGACTCCTCAAAACTCTGAACGTCGCTCCCCACAGGCCACTGTGCTCAAATCCACCCAGACGGCACCAGTTGCTGCAGCGATGGCTGAGGAGTCTAGTAGCCCAGAGCCCTGCAGCTCATTAGTAAGCAAGATGAAGAGGCCTGAACTAGAACGGCAACCCAGCAGCCACAGCCCTTTGTCACGGTCCAACAGCATGGAGAATCCAGGTGGCCCTCAGGAATCAGACACACTCTTTTACCATGCACCGTCTCTCTCTGCCCTGACGTTTAAGCGGCAGTATATGTGTAAACTCTGTCACAGGACCTTCAAGACGGCATTTAGTCTCTGGAGCCATGAGCAGAGTCACAGCCACAT agaagaagaagaagaagaagaagaaaaagaagaagaagctgtttCCAGCATCTTCCTGTCTCCGGACAGCATGAAACATAGCCAATTCTAG
- the zbtb21 gene encoding zinc finger and BTB domain-containing protein 21 isoform X1, with translation MESLVHYSNPSHTLSVLAVLNEQRMRGQMCDVVLVVADQKYQAHKSVLAASSEYFQSLFTRMDAESLKVVNLDFCEPDAFEIVLNYIYSSSLFVDKGSLAAIQELGYSLGIPFLTNIVSTRPHASYCVSRKRLSFSEDENDIQTRSVIVCRVRNDTTHPSYSSYQRKTSEGSSSPHSIRESAQPPSEHNSHESVRNSETISRKSSEQSEAAERKSTYPYTSILKGNSSHIASVRPQLTSSVSFSDAEMQHIRLQSGTDQDTKEENEEQEQHYHTKVPFRGQASEPNQTIDRSGPLIKSLLRRSLSMDSPVPVFSPTLELKELQNREQSVVKMASKASGPETSTQNGNSKKTSPLVLRPKYPSRYDEETQVEREVSVKAEPSSPLADPMDIIRITVGDALPVSLTDLQTNYDQGSRLDFNPPGKRKDRADNRRYPFKKSKSFKEHTLSLDENMSETVPQSASSDSNENSGELSQNKIFKCWNCLKVFRSSAGLHRHVNMYHNPEKPYACDICHKRFHTNFKVWTHCQTQHGVVQNPASSSSSSVLDEKFQKKLIDIVREREIKKALLWKLKRNKQGLQSPGLSKKRSRPSFICPYCGKVFVFQSQYRQHLRTHPAEKADQDTASESVIYQKQDEIIHQKNTDTGVYSCRLCNMKLSSLFEQGDHERGCRHATVCPYCGLRFSSPAVKRDHETHCKYKKLTCLECMRTFKSSFSIWRHQVEVHNHNMMTVKDQIHLKHQENNEEASELLREEHYSNEPLATGSSRENISYSDSSGPPMYDSEDSSSYVPEDLSMGHHGKLVVKEEPLEEAVSERENTETAKTGSEEPGVWPCEKCGNLFSSRKDLERHQELLCHIKPFICHICNKAFRTNFRLWSHFQSHMSTANEPGAKEIDRHPSPLSPSPPMTPQNSERRSPQATVLKSTQTAPVAAAMAEESSSPEPCSSLVSKMKRPELERQPSSHSPLSRSNSMENPGGPQESDTLFYHAPSLSALTFKRQYMCKLCHRTFKTAFSLWSHEQSHSHMCFEKNKVQSCTPQRKKVQLYTVHCFLRVWKECFKLLKAADELKTSAFDFVSDLSLDVSDIL, from the exons ATGGAGAGCCTAGTGCATTACAGTAATCCATCCCATACCCTCTCAGTGTTAGCGGTTCTCAATGAACAGCGCATGCGGGGCCAGATGTGTGATGTAGTCCTGGTTGTGGCTGACCAGAAATACCAGGCCCATAAGAGTGTTTTGGCTGCCAGCAGTGAGTATTTCCAGTCCCTGTTCACACGGATGGATGCAGAGTCATTAAAAGTTGTAAACCTGGACTTCTGTGAGCCTGACGCCTTCGAGATAgttctgaattacatttactcatccTCACTCTTTGTGGACAAAGGCAGCCTGGCAGCCATTCAAGAGTTGGGCTACAGCCTCGGAATCCCTTTCCTTACCAACATCGTGTCAACACGGCCACATGCATCCTACTGCGTGTCTAGAAAAAGGCTTTCGTTCTCAGAAGATGAGAATGATATCCAGACAAGGAGCGTCATTGTGTGTCGGGTCCGGAATGACACAACCCATCCCTCTTACTCAAGTtatcagagaaaaacatcagaggGATCATCATCTCCCCACTCTATTCGAGAGTCAGCTCAGCCACCATCAGAACACAACTCGCATGAATCGGTCAGGAACTCTGAAACAATCAGCAGGAAATCATCTGAACAAAGTGAAGCTGCTGAAAGGAAGTCCACCTATCCATACACCTCCATATTAAAAGGGAATTCATCACACATTGCATCTGTTAGGCCCCAGCTGACATCATCAGTGTCTTTCAGTGATGCTGAAATGCAGCACATCAGGCTGCAGTCTGGCACCGACCAGGACACTAAAGAGGAGAatgaggagcaggagcagcactATCACACCAAAGTGCCCTTTCGGGGTCAGGCCAGTGAGCCAAACCAGACCATTGACAGGAGTGGGCCACTCATAAAAAGCCTACTCCGAAGATCACTATCCATGGACAGCCCTGTTCCAGTCTTCTCACCCACACTGGAGCTCAAGGAGCTGCAAAATCGGGAACAGTCAGTTGTTAAAATGGCATCAAAAGCATCTGGGCCAGAAACATCTACTCAAAATGGCAattcaaaaaaaacatctcctcTGGTTCTCAGGCCAAAGTACCCCAGCAGGTATGATGAAGAAACTCAGGTAGAAAGAGAGGTCAGTGTGAAAGCTGAGCCGAGCAGTCCACTTGCTGACCCCATGGACATTATTCGAATCACAGTGGGAGATGCTTTGCCAGTCAGTCTTACAGACTTGCAAACCAATTATGACCAAGGTTCCAGGCTCGACTTTAATCCTCCGGGGAAAAGAAAGGACAGGGCAGACAACAGAAGGTACCCGTTCAAGAAGAGCAAATCATTTAAAGAACATACCCTCTCACTTGACGAGAACATGTCGGAAACAGTACCTCAGAGTGCCAGCAGTGACTCTAATGAGAACAGTGGGGAGCTATCTCAGAACAAGATTTTCAAATGCTGGAactgtttaaaagtttttaggTCCAGTGCTGGACTACATCGTCATGTAAATATGTACCACAACCCCGAAAAGCCCTATGCTTGCGACATCTGCCACAAGCGCTTCCATACCAATTTCAAAGTGTGGACACACTGCCAAACTCAGCATGGTGTAGTACAAAACCCAGCCtcatcctccagctcctctgtaCTGGatgaaaaatttcaaaagaaGTTAATAGATAttgtgcgagagagagaaataaagaaagctTTGCTTTGGAAGCTAAAGAGGAATAAACAGGGCTTACAATCTCCTGGACTTAGCAAGAAGAGATCAAGGCCCAGCTTCATATGTCCTTACTGTGGGAAGGTATTTGTGTTCCAGTCTCAGTACAGACAGCATTTAAGGACACATCCTGCAGAAAAAGCTGACCAGGATACAGCAAGTGAGAGCGTCATCTACCAGAAACAGGATGAGATCATTCATCAGAAGAACACAGACACTGGTGTTTACTCCTGCAGACTCTGTAATATGAAGCTGTCGTCACTCTTTGAACAGGGAGATCATGAGAGGGGCTGTCGACATGCAACTGTATGCCCTTACTGTGGCCTCAGATTCTCAAGTCCGGCTGTCAAGAGGGACCACGAGACACATTGTAAGTACAAGAAATTAACATGCCTGGAGTGTATGCGGACTTTCAAATCCTCATTCAGTATATGGCGCCACCAGGTGGAGGTCCACAACCACAACATGATGACTGTTAAAGACCAGATTCACCTGAAGCATCAAGAGAACAATGAAGAAGCGTCTGAATTGCTCAGAGAGGAGCATTACAGTAATGAGCCTCTAGCAACTGGGAGCTCAAGAGAGAACATCAGTTACAGTGACTCCTCAGGTCCACCCATGTACGATTCAGAAGACTCCTCATCCTATGTGCCTGAGGACCTGAGCATGGGTCACCATGGCAAGCTTGTGGTGAAGGAAGAGCCTTTAGAGGAGGCTGTGAGTGAgagggaaaacacagaaaccGCCAAAACTGGGTCGGAGGAACCCGGTGTGTGGCCATGCGAGAAATGCGGAAATCTTTTCAGCTCTCGCAAAGACCTGGAACGACACCAGGAGCTGCTATGCCACATCAAACCGTTCATCTGTCACATCTGCAACAAAGCCTTCAGGACCAACTTCCGCCTTTGGAGCCACTTCCAGTCCCACATGTCAACTGCTAACGAACCTGGAGCCAAAGAGATTGACAGACACCCCTcacctctttctccctcccctcctaTGACTCCTCAAAACTCTGAACGTCGCTCCCCACAGGCCACTGTGCTCAAATCCACCCAGACGGCACCAGTTGCTGCAGCGATGGCTGAGGAGTCTAGTAGCCCAGAGCCCTGCAGCTCATTAGTAAGCAAGATGAAGAGGCCTGAACTAGAACGGCAACCCAGCAGCCACAGCCCTTTGTCACGGTCCAACAGCATGGAGAATCCAGGTGGCCCTCAGGAATCAGACACACTCTTTTACCATGCACCGTCTCTCTCTGCCCTGACGTTTAAGCGGCAGTATATGTGTAAACTCTGTCACAGGACCTTCAAGACGGCATTTAGTCTCTGGAGCCATGAGCAGAGTCACAGCCACAT gtgttttgagaaaaacaaggtACAGAGTTGCACCCCTCAGCGGAAAAAGGTAcaactatatactgtacattgttttCTCCGAGTGTGGAAAGAGTGCTTTAAACTTTTGAAGGCTGCAGATGAATTAAAGACCAGTGCTTTTGATTTTGTATCAGATCTATCTCTTGATGTGAGCGACATCCTTTAA
- the zbtb21 gene encoding zinc finger and BTB domain-containing protein 21 isoform X2 — protein MESLVHYSNPSHTLSVLAVLNEQRMRGQMCDVVLVVADQKYQAHKSVLAASSEYFQSLFTRMDAESLKVVNLDFCEPDAFEIVLNYIYSSSLFVDKGSLAAIQELGYSLGIPFLTNIVSTRPHASYCVSRKRLSFSEDENDIQTRSVIVCRVRNDTTHPSYSSYQRKTSEGSSSPHSIRESAQPPSEHNSHESVRNSETISRKSSEQSEAAERKSTYPYTSILKGNSSHIASVRPQLTSSVSFSDAEMQHIRLQSGTDQDTKEENEEQEQHYHTKVPFRGQASEPNQTIDRSGPLIKSLLRRSLSMDSPVPVFSPTLELKELQNREQSVVKMASKASGPETSTQNGNSKKTSPLVLRPKYPSRYDEETQVEREVSVKAEPSSPLADPMDIIRITVGDALPVSLTDLQTNYDQGSRLDFNPPGKRKDRADNRRYPFKKSKSFKEHTLSLDENMSETVPQSASSDSNENSGELSQNKIFKCWNCLKVFRSSAGLHRHVNMYHNPEKPYACDICHKRFHTNFKVWTHCQTQHGVVQNPASSSSSSVLDEKFQKKLIDIVREREIKKALLWKLKRNKQGLQSPGLSKKRSRPSFICPYCGKVFVFQSQYRQHLRTHPAEKADQDTASESVIYQKQDEIIHQKNTDTGVYSCRLCNMKLSSLFEQGDHERGCRHATVCPYCGLRFSSPAVKRDHETHCKYKKLTCLECMRTFKSSFSIWRHQVEVHNHNMMTVKDQIHLKHQENNEEASELLREEHYSNEPLATGSSRENISYSDSSGPPMYDSEDSSSYVPEDLSMGHHGKLVVKEEPLEEAVSERENTETAKTGSEEPGVWPCEKCGNLFSSRKDLERHQELLCHIKPFICHICNKAFRTNFRLWSHFQSHMSTANEPGAKEIDRHPSPLSPSPPMTPQNSERRSPQATVLKSTQTAPVAAAMAEESSSPEPCSSLVSKMKRPELERQPSSHSPLSRSNSMENPGGPQESDTLFYHAPSLSALTFKRQYMCKLCHRTFKTAFSLWSHEQSHSHMCFEKNKVQSCTPQRKKRRRRRRRRKRRRSCFQHLPVSGQHET, from the exons ATGGAGAGCCTAGTGCATTACAGTAATCCATCCCATACCCTCTCAGTGTTAGCGGTTCTCAATGAACAGCGCATGCGGGGCCAGATGTGTGATGTAGTCCTGGTTGTGGCTGACCAGAAATACCAGGCCCATAAGAGTGTTTTGGCTGCCAGCAGTGAGTATTTCCAGTCCCTGTTCACACGGATGGATGCAGAGTCATTAAAAGTTGTAAACCTGGACTTCTGTGAGCCTGACGCCTTCGAGATAgttctgaattacatttactcatccTCACTCTTTGTGGACAAAGGCAGCCTGGCAGCCATTCAAGAGTTGGGCTACAGCCTCGGAATCCCTTTCCTTACCAACATCGTGTCAACACGGCCACATGCATCCTACTGCGTGTCTAGAAAAAGGCTTTCGTTCTCAGAAGATGAGAATGATATCCAGACAAGGAGCGTCATTGTGTGTCGGGTCCGGAATGACACAACCCATCCCTCTTACTCAAGTtatcagagaaaaacatcagaggGATCATCATCTCCCCACTCTATTCGAGAGTCAGCTCAGCCACCATCAGAACACAACTCGCATGAATCGGTCAGGAACTCTGAAACAATCAGCAGGAAATCATCTGAACAAAGTGAAGCTGCTGAAAGGAAGTCCACCTATCCATACACCTCCATATTAAAAGGGAATTCATCACACATTGCATCTGTTAGGCCCCAGCTGACATCATCAGTGTCTTTCAGTGATGCTGAAATGCAGCACATCAGGCTGCAGTCTGGCACCGACCAGGACACTAAAGAGGAGAatgaggagcaggagcagcactATCACACCAAAGTGCCCTTTCGGGGTCAGGCCAGTGAGCCAAACCAGACCATTGACAGGAGTGGGCCACTCATAAAAAGCCTACTCCGAAGATCACTATCCATGGACAGCCCTGTTCCAGTCTTCTCACCCACACTGGAGCTCAAGGAGCTGCAAAATCGGGAACAGTCAGTTGTTAAAATGGCATCAAAAGCATCTGGGCCAGAAACATCTACTCAAAATGGCAattcaaaaaaaacatctcctcTGGTTCTCAGGCCAAAGTACCCCAGCAGGTATGATGAAGAAACTCAGGTAGAAAGAGAGGTCAGTGTGAAAGCTGAGCCGAGCAGTCCACTTGCTGACCCCATGGACATTATTCGAATCACAGTGGGAGATGCTTTGCCAGTCAGTCTTACAGACTTGCAAACCAATTATGACCAAGGTTCCAGGCTCGACTTTAATCCTCCGGGGAAAAGAAAGGACAGGGCAGACAACAGAAGGTACCCGTTCAAGAAGAGCAAATCATTTAAAGAACATACCCTCTCACTTGACGAGAACATGTCGGAAACAGTACCTCAGAGTGCCAGCAGTGACTCTAATGAGAACAGTGGGGAGCTATCTCAGAACAAGATTTTCAAATGCTGGAactgtttaaaagtttttaggTCCAGTGCTGGACTACATCGTCATGTAAATATGTACCACAACCCCGAAAAGCCCTATGCTTGCGACATCTGCCACAAGCGCTTCCATACCAATTTCAAAGTGTGGACACACTGCCAAACTCAGCATGGTGTAGTACAAAACCCAGCCtcatcctccagctcctctgtaCTGGatgaaaaatttcaaaagaaGTTAATAGATAttgtgcgagagagagaaataaagaaagctTTGCTTTGGAAGCTAAAGAGGAATAAACAGGGCTTACAATCTCCTGGACTTAGCAAGAAGAGATCAAGGCCCAGCTTCATATGTCCTTACTGTGGGAAGGTATTTGTGTTCCAGTCTCAGTACAGACAGCATTTAAGGACACATCCTGCAGAAAAAGCTGACCAGGATACAGCAAGTGAGAGCGTCATCTACCAGAAACAGGATGAGATCATTCATCAGAAGAACACAGACACTGGTGTTTACTCCTGCAGACTCTGTAATATGAAGCTGTCGTCACTCTTTGAACAGGGAGATCATGAGAGGGGCTGTCGACATGCAACTGTATGCCCTTACTGTGGCCTCAGATTCTCAAGTCCGGCTGTCAAGAGGGACCACGAGACACATTGTAAGTACAAGAAATTAACATGCCTGGAGTGTATGCGGACTTTCAAATCCTCATTCAGTATATGGCGCCACCAGGTGGAGGTCCACAACCACAACATGATGACTGTTAAAGACCAGATTCACCTGAAGCATCAAGAGAACAATGAAGAAGCGTCTGAATTGCTCAGAGAGGAGCATTACAGTAATGAGCCTCTAGCAACTGGGAGCTCAAGAGAGAACATCAGTTACAGTGACTCCTCAGGTCCACCCATGTACGATTCAGAAGACTCCTCATCCTATGTGCCTGAGGACCTGAGCATGGGTCACCATGGCAAGCTTGTGGTGAAGGAAGAGCCTTTAGAGGAGGCTGTGAGTGAgagggaaaacacagaaaccGCCAAAACTGGGTCGGAGGAACCCGGTGTGTGGCCATGCGAGAAATGCGGAAATCTTTTCAGCTCTCGCAAAGACCTGGAACGACACCAGGAGCTGCTATGCCACATCAAACCGTTCATCTGTCACATCTGCAACAAAGCCTTCAGGACCAACTTCCGCCTTTGGAGCCACTTCCAGTCCCACATGTCAACTGCTAACGAACCTGGAGCCAAAGAGATTGACAGACACCCCTcacctctttctccctcccctcctaTGACTCCTCAAAACTCTGAACGTCGCTCCCCACAGGCCACTGTGCTCAAATCCACCCAGACGGCACCAGTTGCTGCAGCGATGGCTGAGGAGTCTAGTAGCCCAGAGCCCTGCAGCTCATTAGTAAGCAAGATGAAGAGGCCTGAACTAGAACGGCAACCCAGCAGCCACAGCCCTTTGTCACGGTCCAACAGCATGGAGAATCCAGGTGGCCCTCAGGAATCAGACACACTCTTTTACCATGCACCGTCTCTCTCTGCCCTGACGTTTAAGCGGCAGTATATGTGTAAACTCTGTCACAGGACCTTCAAGACGGCATTTAGTCTCTGGAGCCATGAGCAGAGTCACAGCCACAT gtgttttgagaaaaacaaggtACAGAGTTGCACCCCTCAGCGGAAAAAG agaagaagaagaagaagaagaagaaaaagaagaagaagctgtttCCAGCATCTTCCTGTCTCCGGACAGCATGAAACATAG